From one Branchiostoma floridae strain S238N-H82 chromosome 3, Bfl_VNyyK, whole genome shotgun sequence genomic stretch:
- the LOC118411762 gene encoding carbohydrate sulfotransferase 10-like isoform X1 has translation MRVSVIFHWLFVAVAFGVLVFTYLSFRQTEGQIAVTAMKSNYTQLSRYVPDNRSLAERRQSERMTLIKEYCRENDQRNITFPPLRRFVVNERHKLLYCQVFKTGSTTTLTILHNLEYNKHRSTVGMRKTFDRQPIKRLKNYTKEEVRLRFEKYTKLLIVRDPLERLVSAWKDKFVVAPARFGFWKSYQSMLETIPLNTSRPQESMKNSENVTIHQVPFLAFIKAVGTNRTEWQDLHWELISNLCTPCQIDYDFIAHTETLAEDFPLFFKKAGIVGMDRLLPKTRTREGNRLFWDFYKDVPMEDLHKIKLKFKADYDMFGYSFDDDITEMLNH, from the exons ATGAGGGTTTCTGTCATCTTTCACTGGCTCTTTGTGGCAGTTGCATTTGGGGTGCTTGTGTTCACGTATCTCAGCTTCAGACAAACTGAAGGACAAATTGCAGTGACAGCGATGAAATCAAACTACACACAGCTATCTCGGTATGTTCCAG ACAACAGAAGTCTTGCAGAGAGAAGACAGTCTGAAAGAATGACACTTATAAAGGAATACTGCAGGGAAAATGATCAGAGAAACATT ACCTTCCCACCATTAAGACGTTTCGTTGTTAATGAAAGACACAAGCTCCTGTACTGCCAAGTCTTCAAGACTGGAAGCACCACAACCTTGACAATCTTGCACAACCTGGAGTACAACAAGCATAGATCAACTGTCGGAATGAGAAAGACCTTTGACAGGCAACCAATTAAACGTCTGAAGAACTACACAAAGGAGGAAGTTCGCTTGCGCTTTGAAAAATACACCAAACTCCTTATTGTGCGGGATCCATTAGAAAG ACTGGTGTCAGCATGGAAAGATAAGTTTGTCGTGGCACCAGCGCGGTTTGGGTTCTGGAAAAGTTATCAGTCTATGTTGGAAACCATACCCTTAAATACATCAAGGCCACAG GAATCAATGAAAaatagtgaaaatgtgacaatCCACCAGGTTCCTTTTCTGGCTTTCATCAAAGCAGTAGGAACCAACAGGACTGAGTGGCAGGACTTACACTGGGAGCTGATCTCAAACTTATGTACTCCTTGTCAA ATTGACTACGATTTCATCGCTCATACGGAAACCTTAGCGGAGGACTTCCCACTCTTCTTCAAAAAAGCCGGCATCGTTGGCATGGATAGGCTTCTGCCAAAAACGCGTACAAGAGAAGGCAACAGACTGTTCTGGGACTTCTACAAAGATGTGCCCATGGAAGACTTgcacaaaatcaagctgaagttTAAGGCAGACTATGACATGTTTGGCTACTCTTTTGATGATGATATCACGGAAATGTTAAATCATTGA
- the LOC118411762 gene encoding carbohydrate sulfotransferase 10-like isoform X2, whose amino-acid sequence MRVSVIFHWLFVAVAFGVLVFTYLSFRQTEGQIAVTAMKSNYTQLSRYVPDNRSLAERRQSERMTLIKEYCRENDQRNITFPPLRRFVVNERHKLLYCQVFKTGSTTTLTILHNLEYNKHRSTVGMRKTFDRQPIKRLKNYTKEEVRLRFEKYTKLLIVRDPLERLVSAWKDKFVVAPARFGFWKSYQSMLETIPLNTSRPQESMKNSENVTIHQVPFLAFIKAVGTNRTEWQDLHWELISNLCTPCQRRTSHSSSKKPASLAWIGFCQKRVQEKATDCSGTSTKMCPWKTCTKSS is encoded by the exons ATGAGGGTTTCTGTCATCTTTCACTGGCTCTTTGTGGCAGTTGCATTTGGGGTGCTTGTGTTCACGTATCTCAGCTTCAGACAAACTGAAGGACAAATTGCAGTGACAGCGATGAAATCAAACTACACACAGCTATCTCGGTATGTTCCAG ACAACAGAAGTCTTGCAGAGAGAAGACAGTCTGAAAGAATGACACTTATAAAGGAATACTGCAGGGAAAATGATCAGAGAAACATT ACCTTCCCACCATTAAGACGTTTCGTTGTTAATGAAAGACACAAGCTCCTGTACTGCCAAGTCTTCAAGACTGGAAGCACCACAACCTTGACAATCTTGCACAACCTGGAGTACAACAAGCATAGATCAACTGTCGGAATGAGAAAGACCTTTGACAGGCAACCAATTAAACGTCTGAAGAACTACACAAAGGAGGAAGTTCGCTTGCGCTTTGAAAAATACACCAAACTCCTTATTGTGCGGGATCCATTAGAAAG ACTGGTGTCAGCATGGAAAGATAAGTTTGTCGTGGCACCAGCGCGGTTTGGGTTCTGGAAAAGTTATCAGTCTATGTTGGAAACCATACCCTTAAATACATCAAGGCCACAG GAATCAATGAAAaatagtgaaaatgtgacaatCCACCAGGTTCCTTTTCTGGCTTTCATCAAAGCAGTAGGAACCAACAGGACTGAGTGGCAGGACTTACACTGGGAGCTGATCTCAAACTTATGTACTCCTTGTCAA CGGAGGACTTCCCACTCTTCTTCAAAAAAGCCGGCATCGTTGGCATGGATAGGCTTCTGCCAAAAACGCGTACAAGAGAAGGCAACAGACTGTTCTGGGACTTCTACAAAGATGTGCCCATGGAAGACTTgcacaaaatcaagctga